In the genome of Bordetella avium, the window CGGCCACCCCTTCGACACCGGATTACCGTATCCCCTTGAAGCAGGCCAACATCGACGTCATCAAGAGCGCCATGGCCGATGTGGTCCGGTCGGGCACGGCGCGCCGCGCCTTCGCCAACACCGCTTATCAGGCCGCGGGCAAGACAGGGACCGCCCAGGTGTTCAGCCTGCGTGGCGGACAGTACCGTGCGGCGGCCCTGGATGAGCGTCTGCGCGACCATGCCTTGTTCATGGGTTTTGCGCCCGTCGAACATCCGCGTATTGCGGTAGCCCTCATCGTCGAGAATGCCGGTTGGGGCGCGAGTGTGGCCGCGCCCATAGCGCGAGAGGTGTTCGATTATTGGCTGACTCCCAAGCGGGAGGACAAGATCGTGCGTCCTCAGCAGGTGGCGGCCGGGGAGAAGGCGCAATGAAGCGCATCGGCTTGGTGTTGCTGCGCGTATTCACCGCCTTTGACTGGCCCTTGCTGCTCGTGCTGGTGCTTTTCGCCGCCTTGGGCCTGACGGTCATGCATTCGGCCGTGGGCAGCACGGACTGGCGTTTCGCCGAGCAGGCCCGCAATTTCACCATCGCCTTCTTCGCCATGTGGATTGTGGCGCTGGTGTCGCCGCAAACCCTCATGAAGCTGGCCTTGCCTTTTTACATTCTGGGCGTTGTGCTGCTTTTGGGCGTGGAGTTCGTCGGTGAAACCAGCAAGGGCGCCACGCGTTGGCTGAATCTCGGTTTCACCCGCATTCAGCCTTCGGAGATGATGAAGATCGCCGTGCCCATGATGCTGGCCTGGTATTTCCAGCGCCATGAAGGGCAGGTGCGTGTGCGTGATTTTCTGGTGGCCGTGCTGATGCTGGGTCTGCCATTTGGTCTAATTGTGCTTCAGCCCGATTTGGGTACAGCGCTGCTGGTTTTTGGCGCGGGCTTTTTCGTCATCTATTTCGCCGGCCTGTCATTCAAGCTGTTGATTCCCGCAGTGCTGATCGGTGTTA includes:
- the rodA gene encoding rod shape-determining protein RodA, with protein sequence MKRIGLVLLRVFTAFDWPLLLVLVLFAALGLTVMHSAVGSTDWRFAEQARNFTIAFFAMWIVALVSPQTLMKLALPFYILGVVLLLGVEFVGETSKGATRWLNLGFTRIQPSEMMKIAVPMMLAWYFQRHEGQVRVRDFLVAVLMLGLPFGLIVLQPDLGTALLVFGAGFFVIYFAGLSFKLLIPAVLIGVIGIGTLVYYEDQLCEPDVDWVVLHDYQKHRVCTLLNPSSDPLGKGFHTIQSMIAVGSGGLYGKGYMQGTQTHLDFIPERTTDFIFAVYAEEFGLYGGVALLVLYGLLIARGLAIASRSVSQFGRLLAGSMTMMMFIYVFVNVGMVTGILPVVGVPLPFMSYGGTALLTMGVAFGIMMSISRAKPVKA